One segment of Thermococcus profundus DNA contains the following:
- a CDS encoding DNA-directed DNA polymerase II small subunit, which produces MLVEDLIKNNYLITPPAYYLLEPHYRKDFTLAELIKFVKARGSFVVTSAIAEEFLASKGLVSTGNEAPSLGETPPDVAEEQEDNQGVSPQEHEPAEPSKSSGSSSLDEPSPESESFVSTGNAVEQGISQQFSGSKGGVAGLSSEGESLISTGTSGPSVVEEAGGDGETLVEGIREEDVFPVEIGGETEYEPNGNGSAEENGNGIKPKVVYGDYGVPIAYVEEEIPEEKKSYSVYEDVVVSPKEGFHYRAVEIPEDAEVVFDVKNFKFSPPKAKNAAGKEGEFLVEAYRAHFRSRLRRMRNIFRENPEIGGIIDIGKLSYVQPNTDVTIVGMVNEKKETAKGFVLELEDSTGRIKVFINREREDAKLVMEIMHDSVIAVTGRYSGRGIIFADRLYIPDVPRFRRRKPPLKEKVYAILLSDIHVGSNKFCEEAFVKFLEWLNGDVENEVHAELVSRVKYLIIAGDVVDGVGIYPGQYDELKIPDIFDQYEALYNLLRNVPKHIHTFIGPGNHDAARTALPQPGFYEEYARPLFKLKNTTIISNPAVIRLHGRDFLIAHGRGIEDVVTEIPNRSHHRPAEAMINLLKLRHLAPTFGEKVPIAPDPEDLLVIENVPDLFQAGHVHVLQHKVYNGVFLINTGTWQAQTEFQKMVNIQPTPAVVPIIDVETARLRAVVRFDQFCEGV; this is translated from the coding sequence ATGCTGGTGGAGGATCTAATCAAGAACAACTACCTCATAACACCCCCCGCGTACTACCTCCTTGAACCCCACTACCGGAAGGACTTCACGCTCGCGGAACTCATAAAATTCGTCAAAGCCAGAGGATCCTTCGTTGTGACCTCTGCCATTGCGGAGGAGTTCCTCGCATCCAAGGGTCTGGTTTCCACTGGAAACGAGGCCCCTTCCTTGGGGGAGACTCCCCCAGATGTCGCCGAAGAACAAGAAGACAACCAGGGTGTTTCTCCACAGGAACACGAGCCTGCTGAGCCTTCAAAATCTTCAGGGAGTTCTTCCCTGGATGAACCATCTCCGGAGTCGGAAAGTTTTGTTTCCACTGGAAATGCCGTGGAGCAGGGGATTTCTCAACAGTTTTCTGGCTCAAAAGGGGGAGTAGCTGGCCTTTCTTCTGAGGGGGAGAGCTTGATTTCCACTGGAACTTCTGGCCCTTCTGTAGTCGAGGAAGCTGGTGGGGATGGGGAAACCCTCGTTGAAGGGATCCGCGAAGAGGACGTATTTCCGGTGGAAATTGGGGGGGAGACCGAATACGAGCCCAACGGCAACGGCTCCGCTGAAGAAAACGGGAACGGTATCAAACCGAAGGTGGTTTATGGGGACTATGGAGTGCCTATAGCGTACGTTGAAGAGGAGATTCCAGAGGAAAAGAAGAGCTATTCGGTTTACGAGGATGTTGTCGTTTCCCCGAAGGAGGGCTTTCACTACCGGGCCGTTGAGATCCCTGAGGATGCGGAGGTTGTCTTTGACGTAAAGAACTTCAAGTTCTCGCCGCCAAAGGCCAAGAATGCCGCGGGGAAAGAGGGGGAGTTTCTGGTCGAGGCTTACCGCGCTCACTTCCGCTCCAGGCTCAGGAGGATGAGGAACATCTTCCGCGAGAACCCCGAGATAGGGGGCATTATAGACATAGGAAAGCTGAGTTACGTCCAGCCGAACACAGACGTCACCATCGTTGGAATGGTCAACGAGAAAAAGGAAACCGCCAAGGGCTTTGTCTTGGAGCTTGAGGATTCCACGGGAAGAATAAAGGTCTTCATAAACCGCGAGCGAGAGGACGCGAAGCTCGTGATGGAGATAATGCACGATTCCGTCATAGCGGTCACTGGGAGGTACTCCGGTAGGGGCATAATCTTCGCGGACAGGCTGTACATCCCCGACGTTCCAAGATTCCGCCGCAGAAAGCCCCCGCTGAAAGAGAAGGTGTACGCCATCCTGCTGAGCGACATCCACGTTGGCAGCAACAAGTTCTGTGAAGAGGCTTTTGTGAAGTTCCTTGAGTGGCTCAACGGGGACGTTGAGAACGAGGTTCATGCGGAGCTCGTGAGCAGGGTTAAGTACCTCATAATAGCCGGCGATGTGGTGGATGGGGTTGGAATCTACCCCGGCCAGTACGATGAGCTTAAGATACCCGATATATTTGATCAGTACGAGGCCCTCTACAACCTTCTCCGCAACGTTCCCAAGCATATTCACACATTCATAGGTCCGGGCAACCACGATGCGGCTAGAACGGCCCTTCCACAGCCCGGTTTCTATGAGGAGTACGCGAGGCCCCTATTCAAACTCAAGAACACGACGATAATAAGCAATCCTGCCGTGATAAGGCTCCATGGCAGGGACTTCCTCATCGCTCATGGGAGGGGAATAGAGGACGTCGTCACTGAGATCCCAAACAGGAGCCACCACCGCCCTGCTGAAGCCATGATCAATCTTTTGAAGCTCCGCCACCTGGCGCCGACCTTCGGCGAAAAGGTTCCGATTGCCCCAGATCCCGAGGACCTCCTGGTTATTGAGAACGTTCCGGACCTCTTTCAGGCGGGTCACGTTCACGTTCTCCAGCATAAAGTCTACAACGGGGTGTTTTTGATAAATACCGGCACCTGGCAGGCCCAGACCGAGTTCCAGAAGATGGTTAACATACAGCCCACACCTGCCGTCGTTCCGATAATCGACGTTGAGACCGCCCGCCTCCGTGCGGTGGTGAGGTTTGACCAGTTCTGCGAGGGGGTTTGA
- a CDS encoding ORC1-type DNA replication protein has translation MNDYLGSIFERYLHAKKIFKNKEVLRHSYTPKELPHRREQIEELAHILVPVLRGETPSNVFVYGKTGTGKTVTIKFVTEELKRISEKYRVPVEVIYINCEIVDTQYRVLANIVNYFKEESGIEVPLVGWPTDEVYARLREVIDARERFVIIVLDEIDKLVKKSGDDILYSLTRINTELGKAKVSIIGISNDLKFKEYLDARVLSSLSEEEVVFPPYDATQLKDILMQRAEDAFNEGVLDDAVVPLCAALAAREHGDARRALDLLRVAGEIAEREGASKVTERHVWLAQEKIEQDTMEEVIKTLPLHSKVLLHSIVLLDENGELPANTGDVYSVYKSLCDYIDLDPLTQRRVSDLINELDMLGIINAKVVSKGRYGRTKEIRLNVTPHKVKKIFSQDDQLRPLLTVNLSRQRRLI, from the coding sequence ATGAACGACTACCTGGGTTCAATATTCGAGAGGTACCTTCACGCAAAGAAGATCTTCAAAAATAAAGAGGTTCTCAGACACAGCTATACCCCTAAAGAGCTTCCCCACAGGAGGGAACAGATTGAAGAGCTTGCCCACATACTTGTCCCTGTTCTCAGGGGCGAGACACCTTCCAACGTCTTTGTGTATGGAAAGACCGGAACAGGTAAGACCGTCACCATAAAGTTCGTTACCGAGGAGCTGAAGAGGATATCCGAAAAGTACCGGGTTCCAGTGGAAGTTATCTACATAAACTGTGAGATAGTTGACACCCAGTACCGCGTTCTTGCTAACATCGTCAACTACTTCAAGGAGGAGAGCGGGATCGAGGTGCCTCTCGTAGGCTGGCCGACAGATGAGGTGTACGCTCGCCTGCGGGAGGTCATCGACGCCAGGGAGCGCTTCGTCATAATAGTCCTCGACGAGATAGACAAGCTCGTGAAGAAGAGCGGTGATGATATACTGTATTCCCTGACAAGAATAAACACGGAACTCGGAAAGGCCAAGGTCAGCATAATCGGTATCTCAAACGATCTGAAGTTCAAGGAGTACCTGGACGCGCGCGTTCTGTCCAGTCTGAGTGAGGAAGAGGTCGTATTCCCGCCTTACGATGCCACTCAGCTCAAGGATATCCTAATGCAGCGTGCCGAGGATGCCTTCAACGAGGGCGTCCTCGACGATGCAGTTGTCCCCCTCTGTGCCGCTCTAGCCGCGAGGGAGCATGGCGATGCCAGACGCGCCCTGGATCTCCTCCGTGTGGCGGGAGAGATAGCCGAGCGCGAAGGTGCCAGCAAAGTCACGGAGCGGCATGTATGGCTGGCTCAGGAAAAGATTGAGCAGGATACCATGGAAGAAGTGATAAAGACACTTCCCCTGCATTCCAAGGTTCTCCTACATTCTATCGTCCTACTTGATGAGAACGGGGAGCTTCCTGCAAACACCGGCGACGTTTACTCGGTCTACAAATCCCTGTGCGACTACATAGACCTTGACCCCTTAACCCAGCGCAGGGTTAGCGATCTCATAAACGAGCTCGACATGCTCGGCATAATCAACGCCAAGGTGGTCAGTAAAGGCCGCTATGGAAGGACTAAAGAGATAAGGCTCAACGTGACTCCCCACAAGGTTAAGAAGATATTCAGCCAGGATGACCAGCTCAGACCGCTCCTCACCGTTAACCTCTCCCGCCAGAGGAGGCTGATCTGA
- a CDS encoding potassium channel family protein: protein MLPVMVVRKLLRMRAKISRNRVLQIASAVVILALLFAVLFMYSEGVDFYTALYWAVITMATIGYGDVTPATPLGRAVAMVAAVAGISTFTALVSVLAEFFISSSLRRMMGMHRVRYSGHYIIIGQGSTVPSCVGELLSAISRGEADTKPIVVVFPDEAERKKVQLPEEIEVLVGDPTSEETLKRARVETASHVILALEDDSKAVFTTLMVKRLSKAKVLVEALREESVDLLKQAGADRVILSRSFAGRLLASSVFEPEAVDVVDDVTTSLGRYDISVILREDLWGKSYLEALRELRKSGYSLIGYYLNGPVLNPGLDEPIPHGAKLIVIKPSAS from the coding sequence ATGCTTCCAGTGATGGTGGTCAGGAAACTCCTCCGAATGAGGGCCAAGATAAGCAGGAACCGGGTTCTTCAGATAGCCAGTGCCGTTGTTATCCTCGCTCTCCTGTTTGCCGTGTTGTTCATGTACTCCGAGGGGGTGGACTTCTACACTGCCCTATACTGGGCGGTCATAACGATGGCTACCATCGGCTACGGAGACGTAACCCCAGCGACGCCGTTGGGGCGAGCCGTGGCCATGGTTGCCGCAGTGGCGGGAATCTCAACGTTTACTGCCCTCGTTTCGGTGCTGGCAGAGTTTTTTATTTCATCTTCGCTGAGGAGGATGATGGGTATGCACAGGGTTAGGTATTCTGGCCATTACATCATAATCGGGCAGGGTAGCACAGTACCCAGCTGTGTTGGGGAGCTCCTCTCAGCCATCTCGAGAGGGGAAGCTGATACAAAGCCCATAGTCGTTGTTTTTCCCGACGAGGCCGAGCGAAAAAAGGTCCAGCTTCCAGAGGAAATCGAGGTCTTGGTAGGCGATCCGACGAGCGAGGAGACATTGAAGCGGGCGAGAGTTGAAACTGCTTCCCATGTCATTCTGGCGCTTGAAGACGATTCCAAGGCGGTGTTCACGACTCTCATGGTTAAGCGGCTCTCCAAGGCCAAGGTTCTTGTGGAGGCTCTGCGGGAAGAGAGCGTTGATCTTCTGAAACAGGCGGGCGCCGATAGGGTCATACTTAGCAGGAGTTTCGCCGGGAGGCTCCTTGCGAGCTCCGTATTTGAGCCGGAGGCGGTGGACGTTGTGGATGATGTCACCACTTCCCTGGGCAGATACGACATTTCAGTAATCCTCCGGGAGGATCTGTGGGGGAAGTCTTATCTGGAGGCCTTGCGCGAGCTCAGAAAAAGCGGGTACTCTTTGATTGGGTACTACCTGAATGGTCCCGTTCTGAACCCTGGTCTCGATGAGCCGATTCCCCACGGTGCTAAGCTGATCGTGATAAAGCCCTCTGCCTCTTGA
- the radA gene encoding DNA repair and recombination protein RadA — translation MARKKKDEIKELEEFEELEVVESEPVTARSSKEKTAKNLEDLPGVGPATAEKLREAGYDTIEAIAVASPLELKEIAGISEGAALKIIQAAREAANIGTFMRADEYMKKRTAIGKISTGSKSLDKLLGGGIETQAITEVFGEFGSGKTQLAHTLAVMVQKPPEEGGLGGSVIWIDTENTFRPERIKQIAENRGLDPEEVLKNIYVARAFNSNHQMLLVERAEEIIKERAESDRPVKLLIVDSLMAHFRSEYVGRGTLAERQQKLAKHLADLHRLADLYDIAVFVTNQVQAKPDAFFGDPTRPVGGHILAHSATLRIYLRKGKAGKRVARLIDSPHLPEGEAVFRITEKGAED, via the coding sequence ATGGCCAGGAAGAAGAAGGATGAAATTAAAGAGCTCGAGGAGTTTGAGGAGCTCGAGGTCGTTGAGAGCGAACCCGTGACTGCACGCTCATCAAAGGAAAAAACTGCAAAAAACCTTGAAGATCTTCCCGGTGTCGGTCCAGCAACGGCCGAAAAGCTTCGCGAGGCTGGTTATGATACAATAGAGGCAATAGCCGTTGCGTCGCCCCTTGAGCTCAAGGAGATAGCGGGAATAAGCGAGGGAGCCGCCCTCAAGATAATCCAGGCTGCCAGGGAAGCGGCTAACATAGGAACCTTCATGCGCGCCGATGAGTACATGAAGAAGAGGACGGCTATAGGAAAGATCTCCACTGGAAGCAAGAGCCTCGACAAGCTTCTCGGTGGAGGAATCGAGACGCAGGCTATCACGGAAGTATTCGGAGAGTTCGGATCTGGTAAGACTCAACTCGCCCACACCTTGGCTGTAATGGTCCAGAAGCCCCCCGAAGAGGGTGGCCTCGGCGGTTCCGTCATCTGGATCGACACGGAGAACACGTTCAGGCCGGAAAGGATTAAGCAGATCGCCGAGAACCGCGGCCTCGATCCAGAGGAGGTTCTCAAGAACATCTACGTTGCGAGGGCCTTCAACAGCAACCATCAGATGCTCCTCGTTGAGAGGGCAGAGGAGATAATCAAGGAGAGGGCCGAGAGCGACAGGCCGGTTAAGCTCCTCATCGTTGACTCCCTCATGGCCCACTTCAGGAGTGAGTACGTGGGAAGGGGCACCTTAGCTGAGAGGCAGCAGAAGCTCGCGAAGCACCTCGCCGACCTCCATAGATTGGCTGACCTCTACGACATAGCGGTCTTCGTTACCAACCAGGTTCAGGCGAAGCCCGATGCATTCTTTGGCGACCCAACGAGGCCCGTCGGTGGCCACATCCTAGCACACAGCGCCACGCTTAGGATATACCTCAGAAAGGGCAAGGCCGGGAAGAGGGTGGCCAGGCTGATAGACAGCCCGCATCTGCCTGAAGGTGAGGCCGTCTTCAGGATAACCGAGAAGGGGGCGGAGGATTAA
- the nucS gene encoding endonuclease NucS has product MHKDKVVVSVNPSREELIRIVDSGLLSEAIITVFARCRVHYDGRAKSELGPGDRVIVIKPDGSFLIHQSKKREPVNWQPPGSRVRLELRENPVLVSIRRKPRETLEVELEEVYMVSLFRAEDYEELALTGSEAEMAELIFERPELIEPGFKPLFREKQIKHGIVDILGRDSSGNLVVLELKRRRAELHAVSQLKRYVEALREEHGNGVRGILVAPSLTSGAKRLLEEEGLEFRKLEPPKRDRKSRGRQTTLV; this is encoded by the coding sequence ATGCACAAGGATAAGGTCGTTGTTTCAGTCAACCCATCGCGCGAGGAGCTTATCAGGATAGTTGATTCGGGCCTTCTGAGCGAGGCCATAATCACGGTCTTCGCCCGCTGTAGGGTTCACTACGACGGCAGGGCCAAGAGCGAGCTAGGTCCGGGTGACAGGGTGATCGTAATCAAACCTGACGGTTCTTTCCTCATCCACCAGAGCAAGAAGAGGGAGCCCGTAAACTGGCAGCCGCCGGGAAGCAGGGTACGGCTTGAACTCAGGGAAAACCCCGTTCTCGTGTCTATTAGGAGAAAACCCAGGGAGACCCTTGAGGTCGAGCTTGAGGAGGTTTACATGGTTTCCCTCTTCCGCGCCGAGGACTACGAGGAGCTGGCACTAACCGGAAGCGAGGCAGAAATGGCCGAACTCATCTTTGAAAGACCAGAACTCATCGAACCCGGGTTCAAACCCCTCTTCCGGGAAAAGCAGATAAAGCACGGCATAGTTGACATCCTGGGCAGGGATTCCAGTGGTAATCTCGTTGTCCTTGAGCTGAAGCGCAGGAGAGCCGAACTTCACGCGGTAAGCCAGCTGAAGCGCTACGTCGAGGCTTTGAGGGAGGAGCACGGCAATGGGGTTAGGGGCATCCTCGTGGCCCCTTCATTGACCTCTGGGGCCAAGAGGCTCCTAGAAGAAGAGGGTTTGGAGTTCAGGAAGCTGGAGCCCCCTAAGAGGGATCGGAAAAGCAGGGGAAGACAGACCACACTGGTTTAG
- a CDS encoding DUF473 domain-containing protein: MEAVLLAGIARRVLDELMRNPYRTVEVRSARNVLAVEKALNGPGILFLTYEPFSDVRAGSEGLIAELVKAEEMDTRIPWEESDEREITVCRARVKLLGLGRVVSIEKRNSTVVVKVREMMPHEMGMG, encoded by the coding sequence ATGGAGGCGGTACTGCTGGCCGGAATAGCCCGGCGCGTTCTGGACGAGCTTATGAGGAACCCATACAGAACCGTAGAAGTTAGAAGCGCAAGGAACGTCCTGGCCGTAGAGAAGGCCCTAAACGGCCCAGGCATCCTCTTCTTAACCTACGAGCCTTTCAGCGACGTAAGAGCTGGATCAGAGGGACTAATAGCCGAGCTCGTGAAGGCTGAAGAGATGGACACGAGGATACCCTGGGAGGAAAGCGACGAGAGGGAGATCACCGTTTGCAGGGCCAGGGTAAAGCTCCTCGGCCTCGGAAGGGTCGTCTCAATTGAAAAGCGGAACTCAACGGTGGTTGTGAAAGTGAGGGAGATGATGCCCCACGAGATGGGGATGGGCTAA
- a CDS encoding proteasome assembly chaperone family protein: MENEKPVQLVLPEVDNPILIEGYPGVGLVGHIAANFLAKELGMDMIGYVESPFLPPMAMILEGKPNPPLRFYGKDNIIVAVADVYVPPTLVNEIAKELTRYLLNAGTARAISMGGIGIGFFKEKMEVWGVGATEELNKELQSNGVKILQYGSIMGMSGKLLWETAKAGIKSCVLLGETFGDRPDPRAAANVLEVVKKLTGLEFSTEPLLQEARAIEEQLRKMHEQMEQARQRAQKQYESIYL; encoded by the coding sequence ATGGAGAACGAAAAACCCGTCCAGCTCGTTCTTCCAGAGGTGGATAACCCCATCCTCATAGAGGGCTACCCCGGGGTCGGCCTCGTGGGACACATAGCGGCCAACTTTCTGGCAAAGGAGCTCGGCATGGACATGATAGGCTACGTGGAGAGCCCGTTCCTCCCGCCGATGGCAATGATACTGGAGGGGAAGCCCAATCCGCCTCTCCGCTTCTACGGTAAGGACAACATCATAGTGGCGGTGGCAGACGTTTACGTCCCGCCTACCCTCGTCAACGAGATAGCCAAGGAGCTGACAAGGTACCTCCTCAATGCCGGAACTGCCAGGGCTATATCCATGGGGGGCATAGGCATTGGGTTCTTCAAGGAGAAGATGGAAGTGTGGGGGGTCGGAGCCACGGAAGAGCTCAACAAAGAGCTCCAAAGCAACGGGGTTAAGATACTCCAGTACGGGTCGATAATGGGGATGAGCGGGAAGCTGCTGTGGGAGACAGCAAAGGCAGGCATCAAGTCCTGCGTGCTGCTGGGGGAGACCTTCGGAGACAGGCCGGATCCACGGGCGGCGGCAAACGTTTTGGAGGTCGTCAAGAAGCTCACTGGCCTTGAGTTCAGCACCGAGCCTCTCCTCCAAGAAGCCAGGGCCATAGAGGAACAGCTCAGGAAGATGCACGAGCAGATGGAGCAGGCCAGACAGAGGGCCCAGAAACAGTACGAAAGCATCTACCTGTGA
- a CDS encoding S-methyl-5'-thioadenosine phosphorylase yields MVKIGIIGGSGVYGVFEPKETVKVHTPYGRPSAPVEIGEIEGVEVAFIPRHGKHHEFPPHEVPYRANIWALKELGVERVIGITAVGSLREEYKPGDIVITDQFIDFTKKRDYTFYNGPRVAHVSMADPFCPEMRRIFYETAKELGFPVHEKGTYVCIEGPRFSTRAESFMFRQYAHIIGMTLVPEINLARELGMCYANIATVTDYDVWADKPVDAQEVLKVMAENNYKVQELLKRAVPRIPEERKCGCADVLKTMFV; encoded by the coding sequence ATGGTGAAGATCGGTATCATCGGCGGTTCAGGCGTTTACGGCGTCTTCGAGCCGAAGGAGACCGTCAAGGTGCACACCCCCTACGGAAGACCCTCGGCTCCAGTGGAAATCGGGGAGATAGAGGGCGTTGAGGTTGCCTTCATCCCGAGGCACGGCAAGCACCACGAGTTCCCGCCACATGAAGTTCCATACCGGGCCAATATCTGGGCGCTTAAGGAGCTCGGCGTCGAGAGGGTTATCGGAATTACAGCCGTAGGCTCCCTCCGTGAGGAGTACAAGCCCGGTGATATAGTCATAACCGACCAGTTCATAGATTTCACAAAGAAGCGCGACTACACATTCTACAACGGGCCGCGCGTTGCCCACGTTTCCATGGCCGATCCCTTCTGCCCGGAGATGCGGAGGATATTCTACGAGACTGCCAAAGAGCTCGGCTTCCCAGTCCACGAGAAGGGCACCTACGTCTGCATTGAAGGTCCACGCTTCTCAACGAGGGCGGAGAGCTTTATGTTCCGTCAGTACGCCCACATCATTGGAATGACCCTCGTCCCTGAGATAAACCTCGCGCGCGAGCTCGGAATGTGCTACGCCAACATAGCGACGGTTACCGACTACGACGTCTGGGCAGACAAGCCGGTAGATGCCCAGGAAGTCCTCAAGGTCATGGCTGAGAACAACTACAAGGTGCAGGAGCTCCTCAAGAGGGCCGTCCCGAGGATTCCGGAGGAGAGGAAGTGCGGCTGCGCCGATGTCCTCAAGACGATGTTCGTCTGA
- a CDS encoding thermonuclease family protein produces the protein MRRAVIVFAALVVFVLLGSGFVSAYEFQAYGKVTRVIDGDTVWFYSYYGYRAGESFKVRFADINAPEIYTQEGQESKAALQWLFDNYGYYVYLDVDDVYETDHYGRVVAVVYLPFWDYGYALNVNEWLVESGYASIWNHYNEFNPYSWSLWVPI, from the coding sequence ATGAGGCGCGCTGTAATTGTATTCGCTGCGCTGGTGGTTTTTGTTCTTCTGGGTTCGGGCTTCGTCTCTGCCTATGAGTTCCAGGCCTACGGAAAGGTTACCAGGGTCATCGACGGCGACACCGTTTGGTTCTACTCCTACTACGGCTACCGCGCAGGGGAGAGCTTCAAAGTCCGCTTTGCCGACATAAACGCGCCGGAGATCTACACGCAGGAGGGGCAGGAGTCGAAGGCCGCTCTTCAGTGGCTCTTTGACAACTACGGCTACTACGTCTACCTCGACGTCGATGACGTTTACGAGACCGACCACTACGGAAGGGTGGTTGCGGTCGTCTACCTACCGTTCTGGGACTACGGCTACGCCCTCAACGTAAACGAATGGCTCGTGGAGAGCGGCTATGCCTCCATCTGGAACCACTACAACGAGTTCAACCCCTACTCCTGGAGCCTCTGGGTTCCGATTTGA